The genomic interval CGACGGCCTGGTGAAAGACTGGAGCGACATCTTCAAGGACGACGGCAAAATCTAGTGCCGAACGGGACTGGCGGCATCCCTCTGCGCGCCATTCTCGCGAGGATGGCGGCCCGGATCGGCAGACGAGCCGGGCCGCAGGATCTTTCATATTCTAAAAGACCCGATACCCCGAAACGACCAGGTGAAAACTTGACCATTTCCCATTCCTCCATCGTCGAGAAAGCCGCCGACGCGACAGCAAGGGCAACGCCGGCATCGTTCGCCCGGCAAGTCCGCGGCCTTTCCGACAGGGCGATCGCCTGGCTGTTCATCGCGCCTGCCATCACCCTGCTCCTGGCGATCAACATCTTCCCGCTCATCTGGGCGGTCTACCTCTCCTTCACCAATTACCGTGCCAACCGGCCGAATGCGCCGATCCAGAATGTCGGCCTTGGAAATTACGAGCGCGTTCTCAACGATCCCGATATTTGGCAGGCGATGCAGACCACCGCCCATTTCGTCTTCTGGACGATCCTGCTGCAGACGGTGATCGGTTTTGCGCTGGCCTACCTGATCGACCGCAAGTTTCGCGGCCATGCCTTCTGGACGACGATCATCCTGATCCCGATGATGCTGTCGCCCGCCGTGGTCGGCAACTTCTGGCGCTTTCTCTACGAACCTCAGATCGGCCTCTTCGCCTATGCCGTCTCGCTCGTGTCGGGCATTCCGACATCCGATGTCCAGATGCTCGGCAATGTCTCTCTGGCGCCCTGGGCGATCGTTATCGTCGATACCTGGATGTGGACGCCCTATGTGATGCTGATCTGCCTCGCCGGCCTGCGCTCGATCCCCGACTATATCTACGAGGCGGCCGAGGTCGACCGTGCATCGCCCTGGCGCCAGTTCTGGTCGATCACCGTGCCGATGGCCCT from Rhizobium lentis carries:
- a CDS encoding carbohydrate ABC transporter permease, translated to MTISHSSIVEKAADATARATPASFARQVRGLSDRAIAWLFIAPAITLLLAINIFPLIWAVYLSFTNYRANRPNAPIQNVGLGNYERVLNDPDIWQAMQTTAHFVFWTILLQTVIGFALAYLIDRKFRGHAFWTTIILIPMMLSPAVVGNFWRFLYEPQIGLFAYAVSLVSGIPTSDVQMLGNVSLAPWAIVIVDTWMWTPYVMLICLAGLRSIPDYIYEAAEVDRASPWRQFWSITVPMALPFIMLAVLFRGIENFKMFDMVTLLTGGGPGSVTEVASITLKRAAFESWATGRASAFAIVLFVAVFGLANIYVRALNKVKQR